In Vespa velutina chromosome 1, iVesVel2.1, whole genome shotgun sequence, the following proteins share a genomic window:
- the LOC124954600 gene encoding cGMP-specific 3',5'-cyclic phosphodiesterase isoform X1, translating into METEDEMEEELSEATGMEVNHNNNLGNFETMRISSRTSERGDESNDHLEINLQVNTKNDREESKLSLSTSMKTDIKECERRLCRTKRISCQQDTIHEYDEDDGLTMDRVGRYMEAHPNVVETWLYEKASLELRQRLQTPRLERTKSITSTSCQDQEGILNRPKRNSVTSDLFQTWLSTSSPAKRSRSPSRASISLMGRREELNRLDESDLFMELIRDVANELDINVLCHKILVNVGILTYADRGSLFLAKGPLEDRYLVAKLFDVTQDTELEEAVQRAKNEEIKIPFGVGIAGYVAETKEIINIKDAYKDPRFNSAIDMRTGYKTTLILSMPICNYEGDVIGVAQIINKTNGSNEFTERDVEVFQRYLTFCGIGIQNAQLFELSVQEYRRNQILLNLARNIFEEQNNLECLVTKIMTEAKELLKCERCAVYLLDLDCGEAGHLEKIVERPSKSIQENRKPLSRRESNNIDMEDIFQQHSSIESSKFTMIFEMDNETQEARVYRPSTNDLSSPLGQIARYVAATGQILNIGDVTSWLKKDVVETEKESTRSILCMPIANGQRTVIGVAQLINKDNGTSFTDSDVSIFEAFAIFCGLGIHNTQMYESACKLMAKQKVALECLSYHATANNDDALKLTSDSIPSAEKFNLYSFTFTDFDLTDDDTCRATIRMFKQCNLIHKFHIPYDILCRWILSVKKNYRPVKYHNWRHALNVAQTMFAMLKTGRMEQFMTDLEILGLLVACLCHDLDHRGTNNAFQTKTESPLAILYSTSTMEHHHFDQCVMILNSDSNNIFQNLSMEDYRRVMKVVESAILSTDLAMYFKKKNSFMELIDDGEFDWQSEEKKELLCGMMMTACDVSAIAKPWEVQHRVAKLVADEFFDQGDLERLQLNQQPVAMMDRERRDELPQMQVGFIDEICMPLYKVMAETFPWIMPLYEGTKENRRHWQDLAEKVEMGLTWIDRDTIEEPVEEFVSYEPRDIEFTVTTLNCTHPDRKDQVQEKSALARFTSFRKGGRTLSKGVRQRLSKSLYVKTTSEDTSKTKVLISERKSRNKLCLLI; encoded by the exons ATGGAGACTGAAGACGAAATGGAAGAGGAATTGTCGGAAGCAACGGGAATGGAG GTAAATCATAACAACAATCTTGGGAACTTTGAAACTATGAGGATCTCTTCGAGAACATCGGAAAGGGGTGATGAAAGTAACGATCATTTGGAAATAAATCTTCAAGTGAATACGAAGAACGATAGAGAGGAatcaaaattatctttaaGTACAAGTATGAAGACTGATATAAAGGAGTGCGAGAGGAGGCTCTGTAGGACCAAAAGGATCTCTTGTCAGCAGGACACAATACACGAATACGACGAGGACGATGGCCTGACAATGGACAGGGTtggaag ataCATGGAGGCTCATCCAAACGTAGTTGAGACTTGGCTATACGAAAAGGCAAGTTTGGAATTACGACAACGATTGCAAACGCCAAGATTGGAACGTACAAAGTCAATAACTTCAACTTCTTGTCAAGACCAGGAAGGTATTTTGAATCGACCGAAACGTAACAGCGTCACTTCCGATCTCTTTCAAACGTGGCTATCGACGAGTTCACCGGCTAAACGTAGCAGAAGTCCAAGCAG GGCTTCTATATCGTTAATGGGTCGCCGAGAGGAACTCAATAGACTGGACGAAAGCGACCTATTTATGGAACTCATAAGGGACGTAGCGAACGAGCTGGATATTAACGTACTTTGCCACAAAATTTTGGTCAACGTTGGAATACTTACTTATGCTGATCGAGGAAGTCTCTTTCTTGCAAAAGGTCCACTCGAGGATAGATACTTGGTTGCTAAACTTTTTGACGTTACTCAGGATACAGAACTTGAGGAAGCTGTTCAACGTGCGAAAAatgaagagataaagataccTTTCGGCGTGGGTATCGCCGGTTACGTAGCTGAAACGAAGGAGATAATCAACATAAAGGATGCTTATAAG gATCCACGATTCAATAGTGCCATCGACATGCGTACAGGTTACAAGACAACGCTTATCCTATCGATGCCTATTTGTAATTACGAGGGAGACGTTATTGGAGTCGCACAGATCATCAACAAGACCAATGGAAGCAACGAGTTTACTGAAAGAGACGTGGAAGTATTTcaaag ATATTTAACCTTCTGTGGAATTGGGATTCAAAATGCACAACTATTTGAGTTATCCGTGCAGGAATATAGGAGGAACCAAATTTTACTTAATCTCGCGAGGAATATATTCGAAGAGCAAAACAATCTTGAATGTTTGGTAACGAAGATTATGACGGAAGCAAAAGAGTTGCTGAAGTGCGAAAGATGTGCGGTTTATTTGCTCGATCTGGATTGCGGCGAGGCg gGTCATCTCGAAAAGATCGTCGAGCGACCCAGTAAATCGATTCAAGAAAACAGAAAACCATTGTCCAGGAGAGAG AGCAATAACATCGATATGGAGGATATCTTTCAGCAGCAC AGTTCGATCGAAAGCAGTAAGTTCACTATGATCTTCGAAATGGATAACGAAACCCAAGAGGCACGGGTGTATCGACCAAGTACCAATGATCTTTCCAGTCCATTGGGTCAAATCGCAAGATACGTCGCAGCTACTGGACAAATTCTCAACATAGGTGATGTTACAAGTTGGTTGAAGAAAGATGTTGTGGAAACTGAGAAGGAATCAACAAGAAGTATCCTCTGTATGCCGATTGCTAATGGTCAAAGAACTGTGATAGGTGTTGcccaattaattaataag gACAATGGTACATCCTTCACCGATTCCGACGTCTCCATTTTCGAAGCATTTGCCATATTTTGTGGTCTTGGTATACACAACACACAAATGTACGAATCAGCTTGCAAACTGATGGCAAAGCAAAAGGTCGCTTTGGAATGTCTTAGTTATCACGCGACGGCCAACAATGACGACGCTTTGAAGTTAACCTCTGACTCTATTCCATCTGCTGAAAAGTTCAATCTTTACAGCTTCACCTTTACGGATTTTGATTTAACAGACGACGACACGTGCAGAGCAACCATAAGAATGTTCAAACAGTGCAATcttattcataaatttcacATCCCTTATGATATCCTTTGCAGGTGGATTTTAAGcgtgaagaaaaattacag gCCAGTGAAATATCACAACTGGCGACACGCATTAAACGTAGCACAAACTATGTTTGCAATGCTGAAAACAGGTAGAATGGAACAATTCATGACCGACCTTGAGATTCTCGGACTACTGGTAGCTTGTCTTTGTCATGATCTTGATCATCGTGGTACGAACAATGCATTCCAAACGAAAACGGAATCACCACTTGCCATTTTGTACTCTACAAGTACTATGGAACATCATCATTTCGATCAATGTGTCATGATATTAAACTCGGATAGCAATAACATCTTTCAAAATCTTTCTATGGAAGATTATAGGAGAGTTATGAAGGTGGTCGAAAGTGCTATACTTTCGACGGATCTAGCGatgtattttaagaaaaagaatagtttCATGGAGCTGATCGACGATGGTGAATTTGATTGGCAGAgcgaggaaaagaaggaat TGTTATGCGGAATGATGATGACAGCATGTGATGTTAGCGCGATAGCAAAACCTTGGGAAGTTCAACATAGAGTAGCAAAATTGGTGGCCGATGAATTTTTCGATCAGGGTGATTTGGAACGATTGCAATTGAATCAACAACCGGTAGCGAtgatggatagagagagaagagacgaaTTGCCGCAGATGCAAGTTGGTTTTATCGACGAGATATGTATGCCGTTATACAAAGTTATGGCAGAAACGTTTCCATGGATTATGCCACTTTACGAAGGTACCAAGGAGAATAGAAGACATTGGCAGGATTTAGCGGAAAAAGTTGAAATGGGATTGACTTGGATAGATCGCGATACCATCGAAGAACCAGTCGAAGAGTTTGTTTCTTACGAGCCAAGGGATATCGAGTTCACTGTAACGACCTTGAACTGTACTCATCCCGATAGAAAGGATCAAGTTCAAGAAAAATCAGCATTAGCTAGATTCACCTCGTTTAGGAAAGGAGGTCGTACATTGAGCAAAGGTGTCAGACAACGTCTAAGTAAATCGCTTTACGTAAAGACTACTTCTGAGGACACTAGTAAAACAAAAGTATTGATTTCTGAAAGGAAAAGTCGTAATAAACTTTGTCTTCTCATTTGA
- the LOC124954600 gene encoding cGMP-specific 3',5'-cyclic phosphodiesterase isoform X3 encodes METEDEMEEELSEATGMEVNHNNNLGNFETMRISSRTSERGDESNDHLEINLQVNTKNDREESKLSLSTSMKTDIKECERRLCRTKRISCQQDTIHEYDEDDGLTMDRVGRYMEAHPNVVETWLYEKASLELRQRLQTPRLERTKSITSTSCQDQEGILNRPKRNSVTSDLFQTWLSTSSPAKRSRSPSRASISLMGRREELNRLDESDLFMELIRDVANELDINVLCHKILVNVGILTYADRGSLFLAKGPLEDRYLVAKLFDVTQDTELEEAVQRAKNEEIKIPFGVGIAGYVAETKEIINIKDAYKDPRFNSAIDMRTGYKTTLILSMPICNYEGDVIGVAQIINKTNGSNEFTERDVEVFQRYLTFCGIGIQNAQLFELSVQEYRRNQILLNLARNIFEEQNNLECLVTKIMTEAKELLKCERCAVYLLDLDCGEAGHLEKIVERPSKSIQENRKPLSRRESNNIDMEDIFQQHSSIESSKFTMIFEMDNETQEARVYRPSTNDLSSPLGQIARYVAATGQILNIGDVTSWLKKDVVETEKESTRSILCMPIANGQRTVIGVAQLINKDNGTSFTDSDVSIFEAFAIFCGLGIHNTQMYESACKLMAKQKVALECLSYHATANNDDALKLTSDSIPSAEKFNLYSFTFTDFDLTDDDTCRATIRMFKQCNLIHKFHIPYDILCRWILSVKKNYRPVKYHNWRHALNVAQTMFAMLKTGRMEQFMTDLEILGLLVACLCHDLDHRVLCGMMMTACDVSAIAKPWEVQHRVAKLVADEFFDQGDLERLQLNQQPVAMMDRERRDELPQMQVGFIDEICMPLYKVMAETFPWIMPLYEGTKENRRHWQDLAEKVEMGLTWIDRDTIEEPVEEFVSYEPRDIEFTVTTLNCTHPDRKDQVQEKSALARFTSFRKGGRTLSKGVRQRLSKSLYVKTTSEDTSKTKVLISERKSRNKLCLLI; translated from the exons ATGGAGACTGAAGACGAAATGGAAGAGGAATTGTCGGAAGCAACGGGAATGGAG GTAAATCATAACAACAATCTTGGGAACTTTGAAACTATGAGGATCTCTTCGAGAACATCGGAAAGGGGTGATGAAAGTAACGATCATTTGGAAATAAATCTTCAAGTGAATACGAAGAACGATAGAGAGGAatcaaaattatctttaaGTACAAGTATGAAGACTGATATAAAGGAGTGCGAGAGGAGGCTCTGTAGGACCAAAAGGATCTCTTGTCAGCAGGACACAATACACGAATACGACGAGGACGATGGCCTGACAATGGACAGGGTtggaag ataCATGGAGGCTCATCCAAACGTAGTTGAGACTTGGCTATACGAAAAGGCAAGTTTGGAATTACGACAACGATTGCAAACGCCAAGATTGGAACGTACAAAGTCAATAACTTCAACTTCTTGTCAAGACCAGGAAGGTATTTTGAATCGACCGAAACGTAACAGCGTCACTTCCGATCTCTTTCAAACGTGGCTATCGACGAGTTCACCGGCTAAACGTAGCAGAAGTCCAAGCAG GGCTTCTATATCGTTAATGGGTCGCCGAGAGGAACTCAATAGACTGGACGAAAGCGACCTATTTATGGAACTCATAAGGGACGTAGCGAACGAGCTGGATATTAACGTACTTTGCCACAAAATTTTGGTCAACGTTGGAATACTTACTTATGCTGATCGAGGAAGTCTCTTTCTTGCAAAAGGTCCACTCGAGGATAGATACTTGGTTGCTAAACTTTTTGACGTTACTCAGGATACAGAACTTGAGGAAGCTGTTCAACGTGCGAAAAatgaagagataaagataccTTTCGGCGTGGGTATCGCCGGTTACGTAGCTGAAACGAAGGAGATAATCAACATAAAGGATGCTTATAAG gATCCACGATTCAATAGTGCCATCGACATGCGTACAGGTTACAAGACAACGCTTATCCTATCGATGCCTATTTGTAATTACGAGGGAGACGTTATTGGAGTCGCACAGATCATCAACAAGACCAATGGAAGCAACGAGTTTACTGAAAGAGACGTGGAAGTATTTcaaag ATATTTAACCTTCTGTGGAATTGGGATTCAAAATGCACAACTATTTGAGTTATCCGTGCAGGAATATAGGAGGAACCAAATTTTACTTAATCTCGCGAGGAATATATTCGAAGAGCAAAACAATCTTGAATGTTTGGTAACGAAGATTATGACGGAAGCAAAAGAGTTGCTGAAGTGCGAAAGATGTGCGGTTTATTTGCTCGATCTGGATTGCGGCGAGGCg gGTCATCTCGAAAAGATCGTCGAGCGACCCAGTAAATCGATTCAAGAAAACAGAAAACCATTGTCCAGGAGAGAG AGCAATAACATCGATATGGAGGATATCTTTCAGCAGCAC AGTTCGATCGAAAGCAGTAAGTTCACTATGATCTTCGAAATGGATAACGAAACCCAAGAGGCACGGGTGTATCGACCAAGTACCAATGATCTTTCCAGTCCATTGGGTCAAATCGCAAGATACGTCGCAGCTACTGGACAAATTCTCAACATAGGTGATGTTACAAGTTGGTTGAAGAAAGATGTTGTGGAAACTGAGAAGGAATCAACAAGAAGTATCCTCTGTATGCCGATTGCTAATGGTCAAAGAACTGTGATAGGTGTTGcccaattaattaataag gACAATGGTACATCCTTCACCGATTCCGACGTCTCCATTTTCGAAGCATTTGCCATATTTTGTGGTCTTGGTATACACAACACACAAATGTACGAATCAGCTTGCAAACTGATGGCAAAGCAAAAGGTCGCTTTGGAATGTCTTAGTTATCACGCGACGGCCAACAATGACGACGCTTTGAAGTTAACCTCTGACTCTATTCCATCTGCTGAAAAGTTCAATCTTTACAGCTTCACCTTTACGGATTTTGATTTAACAGACGACGACACGTGCAGAGCAACCATAAGAATGTTCAAACAGTGCAATcttattcataaatttcacATCCCTTATGATATCCTTTGCAGGTGGATTTTAAGcgtgaagaaaaattacag gCCAGTGAAATATCACAACTGGCGACACGCATTAAACGTAGCACAAACTATGTTTGCAATGCTGAAAACAGGTAGAATGGAACAATTCATGACCGACCTTGAGATTCTCGGACTACTGGTAGCTTGTCTTTGTCATGATCTTGATCATCGTG TGTTATGCGGAATGATGATGACAGCATGTGATGTTAGCGCGATAGCAAAACCTTGGGAAGTTCAACATAGAGTAGCAAAATTGGTGGCCGATGAATTTTTCGATCAGGGTGATTTGGAACGATTGCAATTGAATCAACAACCGGTAGCGAtgatggatagagagagaagagacgaaTTGCCGCAGATGCAAGTTGGTTTTATCGACGAGATATGTATGCCGTTATACAAAGTTATGGCAGAAACGTTTCCATGGATTATGCCACTTTACGAAGGTACCAAGGAGAATAGAAGACATTGGCAGGATTTAGCGGAAAAAGTTGAAATGGGATTGACTTGGATAGATCGCGATACCATCGAAGAACCAGTCGAAGAGTTTGTTTCTTACGAGCCAAGGGATATCGAGTTCACTGTAACGACCTTGAACTGTACTCATCCCGATAGAAAGGATCAAGTTCAAGAAAAATCAGCATTAGCTAGATTCACCTCGTTTAGGAAAGGAGGTCGTACATTGAGCAAAGGTGTCAGACAACGTCTAAGTAAATCGCTTTACGTAAAGACTACTTCTGAGGACACTAGTAAAACAAAAGTATTGATTTCTGAAAGGAAAAGTCGTAATAAACTTTGTCTTCTCATTTGA
- the LOC124954600 gene encoding cGMP-specific 3',5'-cyclic phosphodiesterase isoform X2, whose protein sequence is METEDEMEEELSEATGMEVNHNNNLGNFETMRISSRTSERGDESNDHLEINLQVNTKNDREESKLSLSTSMKTDIKECERRLCRTKRISCQQDTIHEYDEDDGLTMDRVGRYMEAHPNVVETWLYEKASLELRQRLQTPRLERTKSITSTSCQDQEGILNRPKRNSVTSDLFQTWLSTSSPAKRSRSPSRASISLMGRREELNRLDESDLFMELIRDVANELDINVLCHKILVNVGILTYADRGSLFLAKGPLEDRYLVAKLFDVTQDTELEEAVQRAKNEEIKIPFGVGIAGYVAETKEIINIKDAYKDPRFNSAIDMRTGYKTTLILSMPICNYEGDVIGVAQIINKTNGSNEFTERDVEVFQRYLTFCGIGIQNAQLFELSVQEYRRNQILLNLARNIFEEQNNLECLVTKIMTEAKELLKCERCAVYLLDLDCGEAGHLEKIVERPSKSIQENRKPLSRRESNNIDMEDIFQQHSSIESSKFTMIFEMDNETQEARVYRPSTNDLSSPLGQIARYVAATGQILNIGDVTSWLKKDVVETEKESTRSILCMPIANGQRTVIGVAQLINKDNGTSFTDSDVSIFEAFAIFCGLGIHNTQMYESACKLMAKQKVALECLSYHATANNDDALKLTSDSIPSAEKFNLYSFTFTDFDLTDDDTCRATIRMFKQCNLIHKFHIPYDILCRWILSVKKNYRPVKYHNWRHALNVAQTMFAMLKTGRMEQFMTDLEILGLLVACLCHDLDHRGTNNAFQTKTESPLAILYSTSTMEHHHFDQCVMILNSDSNNIFQNLSMEDYRRVMKVVESAILSTDLAMYFKKKNSFMELIDDVLCGMMMTACDVSAIAKPWEVQHRVAKLVADEFFDQGDLERLQLNQQPVAMMDRERRDELPQMQVGFIDEICMPLYKVMAETFPWIMPLYEGTKENRRHWQDLAEKVEMGLTWIDRDTIEEPVEEFVSYEPRDIEFTVTTLNCTHPDRKDQVQEKSALARFTSFRKGGRTLSKGVRQRLSKSLYVKTTSEDTSKTKVLISERKSRNKLCLLI, encoded by the exons ATGGAGACTGAAGACGAAATGGAAGAGGAATTGTCGGAAGCAACGGGAATGGAG GTAAATCATAACAACAATCTTGGGAACTTTGAAACTATGAGGATCTCTTCGAGAACATCGGAAAGGGGTGATGAAAGTAACGATCATTTGGAAATAAATCTTCAAGTGAATACGAAGAACGATAGAGAGGAatcaaaattatctttaaGTACAAGTATGAAGACTGATATAAAGGAGTGCGAGAGGAGGCTCTGTAGGACCAAAAGGATCTCTTGTCAGCAGGACACAATACACGAATACGACGAGGACGATGGCCTGACAATGGACAGGGTtggaag ataCATGGAGGCTCATCCAAACGTAGTTGAGACTTGGCTATACGAAAAGGCAAGTTTGGAATTACGACAACGATTGCAAACGCCAAGATTGGAACGTACAAAGTCAATAACTTCAACTTCTTGTCAAGACCAGGAAGGTATTTTGAATCGACCGAAACGTAACAGCGTCACTTCCGATCTCTTTCAAACGTGGCTATCGACGAGTTCACCGGCTAAACGTAGCAGAAGTCCAAGCAG GGCTTCTATATCGTTAATGGGTCGCCGAGAGGAACTCAATAGACTGGACGAAAGCGACCTATTTATGGAACTCATAAGGGACGTAGCGAACGAGCTGGATATTAACGTACTTTGCCACAAAATTTTGGTCAACGTTGGAATACTTACTTATGCTGATCGAGGAAGTCTCTTTCTTGCAAAAGGTCCACTCGAGGATAGATACTTGGTTGCTAAACTTTTTGACGTTACTCAGGATACAGAACTTGAGGAAGCTGTTCAACGTGCGAAAAatgaagagataaagataccTTTCGGCGTGGGTATCGCCGGTTACGTAGCTGAAACGAAGGAGATAATCAACATAAAGGATGCTTATAAG gATCCACGATTCAATAGTGCCATCGACATGCGTACAGGTTACAAGACAACGCTTATCCTATCGATGCCTATTTGTAATTACGAGGGAGACGTTATTGGAGTCGCACAGATCATCAACAAGACCAATGGAAGCAACGAGTTTACTGAAAGAGACGTGGAAGTATTTcaaag ATATTTAACCTTCTGTGGAATTGGGATTCAAAATGCACAACTATTTGAGTTATCCGTGCAGGAATATAGGAGGAACCAAATTTTACTTAATCTCGCGAGGAATATATTCGAAGAGCAAAACAATCTTGAATGTTTGGTAACGAAGATTATGACGGAAGCAAAAGAGTTGCTGAAGTGCGAAAGATGTGCGGTTTATTTGCTCGATCTGGATTGCGGCGAGGCg gGTCATCTCGAAAAGATCGTCGAGCGACCCAGTAAATCGATTCAAGAAAACAGAAAACCATTGTCCAGGAGAGAG AGCAATAACATCGATATGGAGGATATCTTTCAGCAGCAC AGTTCGATCGAAAGCAGTAAGTTCACTATGATCTTCGAAATGGATAACGAAACCCAAGAGGCACGGGTGTATCGACCAAGTACCAATGATCTTTCCAGTCCATTGGGTCAAATCGCAAGATACGTCGCAGCTACTGGACAAATTCTCAACATAGGTGATGTTACAAGTTGGTTGAAGAAAGATGTTGTGGAAACTGAGAAGGAATCAACAAGAAGTATCCTCTGTATGCCGATTGCTAATGGTCAAAGAACTGTGATAGGTGTTGcccaattaattaataag gACAATGGTACATCCTTCACCGATTCCGACGTCTCCATTTTCGAAGCATTTGCCATATTTTGTGGTCTTGGTATACACAACACACAAATGTACGAATCAGCTTGCAAACTGATGGCAAAGCAAAAGGTCGCTTTGGAATGTCTTAGTTATCACGCGACGGCCAACAATGACGACGCTTTGAAGTTAACCTCTGACTCTATTCCATCTGCTGAAAAGTTCAATCTTTACAGCTTCACCTTTACGGATTTTGATTTAACAGACGACGACACGTGCAGAGCAACCATAAGAATGTTCAAACAGTGCAATcttattcataaatttcacATCCCTTATGATATCCTTTGCAGGTGGATTTTAAGcgtgaagaaaaattacag gCCAGTGAAATATCACAACTGGCGACACGCATTAAACGTAGCACAAACTATGTTTGCAATGCTGAAAACAGGTAGAATGGAACAATTCATGACCGACCTTGAGATTCTCGGACTACTGGTAGCTTGTCTTTGTCATGATCTTGATCATCGTGGTACGAACAATGCATTCCAAACGAAAACGGAATCACCACTTGCCATTTTGTACTCTACAAGTACTATGGAACATCATCATTTCGATCAATGTGTCATGATATTAAACTCGGATAGCAATAACATCTTTCAAAATCTTTCTATGGAAGATTATAGGAGAGTTATGAAGGTGGTCGAAAGTGCTATACTTTCGACGGATCTAGCGatgtattttaagaaaaagaatagtttCATGGAGCTGATCGACGATG TGTTATGCGGAATGATGATGACAGCATGTGATGTTAGCGCGATAGCAAAACCTTGGGAAGTTCAACATAGAGTAGCAAAATTGGTGGCCGATGAATTTTTCGATCAGGGTGATTTGGAACGATTGCAATTGAATCAACAACCGGTAGCGAtgatggatagagagagaagagacgaaTTGCCGCAGATGCAAGTTGGTTTTATCGACGAGATATGTATGCCGTTATACAAAGTTATGGCAGAAACGTTTCCATGGATTATGCCACTTTACGAAGGTACCAAGGAGAATAGAAGACATTGGCAGGATTTAGCGGAAAAAGTTGAAATGGGATTGACTTGGATAGATCGCGATACCATCGAAGAACCAGTCGAAGAGTTTGTTTCTTACGAGCCAAGGGATATCGAGTTCACTGTAACGACCTTGAACTGTACTCATCCCGATAGAAAGGATCAAGTTCAAGAAAAATCAGCATTAGCTAGATTCACCTCGTTTAGGAAAGGAGGTCGTACATTGAGCAAAGGTGTCAGACAACGTCTAAGTAAATCGCTTTACGTAAAGACTACTTCTGAGGACACTAGTAAAACAAAAGTATTGATTTCTGAAAGGAAAAGTCGTAATAAACTTTGTCTTCTCATTTGA